TGTCTGGCGATCGTTCTTCCGACCCGTCCCCGCTGGATCTGTTGGAAAGGGGGCCCTGGTTTGATCGGGGGAAGTGGAATTGTCGAGAGTTTTCTGCAATGAACACCTTCGCTTCTGCCGGCTTTTCTGGGCTGGGAAAGGCTGCGGCTTTGCGCGGTACGCCGTCAGCTGGGAATGCGGTGCCGGGAAATCCCCGCGGGGTTTCGGGAACATGCCCCTTCCGTGAAATTGCCATAGGCGGCTGCCAGGGTGTTGGGGGGCCGCGCTGCGCCCGCGTGTGGTGGCGAGCCTTCCCCGGGGGCGGGGTTTGCGCGCGCCTGTTCTGGGGAAGCGCCCGCGCCCCGGGGTTCTGCGAGGGGGGCcgggcggcgcggcgcccCCCTGCCCCCGGCATGTTTCGGGCcggccccctccccgcgGGGATCCCGGTTTTTCCCCGACCGTGTTGTTTATGGTGTCTTTAGTTTTTTTTGTCTCAGGGGTGCGCGTTTTCTGCAACGTGGATTATGTTGTTTTGAATGATCCTCATTTAGCCACTGAAAACGCACTTTCGTTTTTCCGCAGTGGCTTTTTACTTAGGGGCGGATGTGTGCAAACCCTTTCCGTGTTACTGGCGCATCTGCTTCTGCCGTGTTCTCTGGCCgccttgttttttttttgcgcgcGGCCTGCACCTCCAGGTCTCCGTGTTTTGTCGCTTTTCGCCTTTTGCGCTttctgtggaggaggggggggggtggttgtgtgcttttctctctcggcGGGCCCCTGGGGAgcggctttttttttccccgcCCCAGGCGGCGGGCGCCACTTTCGAGGCTTTGCGTTCTGCGCGCTTTCCTTGCGTTGGCCAATGTGTTTCCTTGTCGCTCTGCACTCGCGCTCTTTTGATTGCTTCTCCATGTTTTTCTCAAgactgcggcggcgtccGCCAGATTTGCTCTATGTCTTGTATGCCCTCTTTGGCCTCGCTTTTGTCGTTGCCGTGTGCGTTGCGTTCGTGGCCTGCTGCCTTGTCGCTTTGTGGTTTGTCGCGCGCGTTTCGTGGCTTTTCATTGCTTGCCTGCGTGTTCTTCAGCATGCAAACTCTTCCCCAGTGTGCTTGCCGTGTCCCCCTTTGGTGTGCGTTTGGGATCCTCGGGGTGGCCTGGTGGGTCTTGGCAAAACCGCCGCCGGGCTGCAGGGGCGCGTAAAAACCTGGGGTGCCTCGCGTGGCGCCCGTTCTGGGGTGGGGCTGCGCgggtggtggctgtggccGCGCGCTCTTTGCCGtatgcgctgctgcggtggaaCGTGCCTTTGTGTCGTCCTCCCGAATGGGGCTAGCTCGGGCCCCGTCCCTTTCGAATCTTCTCCAAACCCACCCCGGGGCGGCGCCTTCTTCGGCACGCTGGTGGGGGCGGGTTTTCTGCTGCGCTTTCTTGTCTGTGGTTGGTTTCGGGGTGGGGTGTTTTTTCTCGCTTCCAGGCGGGCGCGCGGGTTTCTGTGCTGTCCGTTTGGGGCCCCTCTTGCGTTGTTTGGGTTCGCCATGCCGTGGCTTTtccctttgtgtgtgggttgGGGTTTGCTCGGTCGGGTGGCTTGTTTTCGGTCTCTGTTGTTTGGCGGTGTCCGCTTccccgggggggggggggcggtgggcCCCTGGGGAAGGCGCCCTAATCCCGCCGCCACTCCTCCCGGCCCCCCGAACCAGCAGCCCCCGCCAAAAGTTCCTCTGCGCGCCTCTCGTACTCACGCACGACGGTCTCGTCAAGCTTCCCGCCCGCGGCGGAGGCCTGCAGGGTCGCGTAGGTCTGCCGAAGCCGAGGCACGCTTTTGGCCGCCCGCAGCTGGGCCACCTGCCGGTACCGCTGGAAGAGCGCGGGCGGCCGTGCGTCGCACTGGTGCGTCTTGCAGAGGTCAGGTAAGCGAGTCGCGTCCATCCCTGGAAAAAACTGGAGCCCCGTGATGCGCTGCAGTTGCTCAATCGGCACCTGGTACGCGGTGAGGGGCAACTGCTCTACGATCGGTCCGTTTGGCATCATgaacgctgccgctgagtgTGACCGgccgccgtcctcctcggccaGAAACACCTTGAACAGATGGCTCGGCACGGCGACGGGAGTGCCACGCGCGGGGTTGCCGGTGAGCTCGTACGTCATCATCAGCTTcactggcgctgccgtcttCCTCAGCGCCGCGCTCACGTCCGCTGAGGACAGCGGCGCGTGGATTTCGGTGCCGTCCGGACGGTGCTCCACACGCATGAATCGGGGAACGAACGCAGGACCGCTCACGACGTACAGCTTGCCAGCGCTACCCACGCCTTCCGCTTCGCCGGTATTCGCTGCTGGTGGACTGTCGCCGCGTCGCTGACCACGTccaggctgctgctgcccgacGCTCACCTCCTTGCTCAGCTTGCGCGTCAGACCCTCCAGCCGCAGCCAATCCACTGCGTTCAGTGTCATGTCTTGCGGCACGATGTTCGCGTTCATATTGAAGGTCGCGTCCATTTCCGCCTGCGATGCCTTGTGCaactgcgcggcggcgaggtggCCGCGACTCATGCCGCGTGACGTGTAGCTGTCGGGTCCGACGCGGAAGGCCGCGGGGACGGTGTCGTCAGCGTAGAAGTTGCTGCGGTTGCGCGAGACTTCGTCACcaccgcggctgccgtcacaccccacctcttcccccGGCGCGGCGTCGTCTCCGCTGGTGGCGGCAACTGCCGGTGAGGAGGGTCGGCGCTCGGAGCGCAGCTTGCGGTAGTCAACTACCTCCATTACCCAATTTGGGATGCGGCGCTCGTAGTTGAGGCTGGCGAGGTAGCCGCCGTAGCA
This genomic window from Leishmania braziliensis MHOM/BR/75/M2904 complete genome, chromosome 10 contains:
- a CDS encoding putative endonuclease G codes for the protein MSINAAIGRLFGAASVALFSVAAYWTYSAQASKRSQLVVQPGCSLVTTATATPSTVSTGNGSSQGSVSSDVALWFPVVLPPHTSPAQASTLTANFLQQCNEAAAHGLPSTAEVRCYGGYLASLNYERRIPNWVMEVVDYRKLRSERRPSSPAVAATSGDDAAPGEEVGCDGSRGGDEVSRNRSNFYADDTVPAAFRVGPDSYTSRGMSRGHLAAAQLHKASQAEMDATFNMNANIVPQDMTLNAVDWLRLEGLTRKLSKEVSVGQQQPGRGQRRGDSPPAANTGEAEGVGSAGKLYVVSGPAFVPRFMRVEHRPDGTEIHAPLSSADVSAALRKTAAPVKLMMTYELTGNPARGTPVAVPSHLFKVFLAEEDGGRSHSAAAFMMPNGPIVEQLPLTAYQVPIEQLQRITGLQFFPGMDATRLPDLCKTHQCDARPPALFQRYRQVAQLRAAKSVPRLRQTYATLQASAAGGKLDETVVREYERRAEELLAGAAGSGGREEWRRD